Within the Desulfotignum phosphitoxidans DSM 13687 genome, the region GTTACCTATGGGGATATTACGGCGCGCAAAAAAGCGGAGCAGGAGTACAAAACTTTGTTCCGGGAGATGCTGGACGGATTTGCCCTGCACGAGATCATCTGCGATGATTCAAAAACCCCTGTGGACTATCGCTTTCTGGATATCAACCCGGCATTCGAGCGCATGACCGGCCTGAAAGCCGCATCCGTTGTGGGCAGAACCGTGATGGATGTTCTGCCCACCACCGAGAGTTACTGGATTGAAACCTATGGGGCCGTGGCCCTGTCAGGCGAACCGATTACCTTTGAAAATTATTCGGCTGAAATTGGAAAACATTTTGAAGTGACGGCGTTTTGTCCGGCCCCGGGTCAATTTGCATGTATCTTTCAGGACATCACGGAACGAAAGCGGGCTGAAGCGGACCGGGATGTGCTCCAGACGCAACTCAACCAGGCACAGCGGATGGAATCCGTGGGCCGTTTGGCCGGGGGTGTGGCCCATGATTTTAACAACATGCTGGGGGTGATCCTGGGACACGCGGAGCTGGCATTGTTGCGGGCAGATGAAAATCACGATCTGCATGATGACTTAAAAGAAATTCAGAACGCGGCACAACGGTCGGCGGATATCACAAAACAACTGCTGGCATTTGCCAGAAAACAGACCATTTCCCCTAAGCAACTGGACATCAATGACACAGTGGAAAGCATGCTCAATATGCTGCGCCGCCTGATCGGAGAAGATATCGACCTGGTATGGCAGCCGGCGGCCCATGTCTGGCCCGTTAAAATGGACCCAACCCAGATCGATCAGATCCTTGCCAACCTGTGTGTCAACGCCATGGATGCCATTTCCGGTGTGGGCAAACTCACCATTGAAACGGGGAGAAAAACCTTTGATGAGGATTATTGCAATGACCATCAGGGATTTATTCCCGGCGATTATACCTTGCTGGCCGTCAGTGACAATGGCTGCGGCATGGATAAAGACACCCTGGAAAATCTGTTCGAGCCGTTTTTCACCACCAAGGAGGTGGGCAAAGGCACGGGCTTAGGGCTTGCGACCGTCTATGGCATTGTCAGACAGAACAACGGGTTTATCAATGTATACAGTGAGCCCGGCCAGGGCGCCACTTTCAGCATTTATCTGCCCCGGTTTGTGGACGATGACCCCGCAGATACGGCCGTTTCTGAGAAAAAAACAGCGGCCGGGGGGACTGAAACCATTCTGCTGGTAGAAGATGAACCGTCCATTCTCAGGATGACCCGGATAATGCTGGAAAGGAAAGGATATACGGTGCTGTCCGCCGTCACACCGGCAGAAGCCATGGAAAAAGCAAAAAACCATGCCGGTGCCATTGATCTGCTCATAACGGACGTCGTCATGCCGGAGATGAACGGCCGTGACCTGGCCAGGCAAATCACGGCCCTGTACCCCGGCATCCGGCTCTTGTTCATGTCCGGTTATACGGCCAATGTCATTGCCCATCAGGGGAGACTCGATGAAGGGGTGGCTTTTATCCAGAAGCCGTTTTCCATGGCGGACATCACAGCAAAGGCGCGGGAATTGCTGGATATGGCTCCGGATTCAGGAAAATCAGGATGACCGGCGGCGGATCACCCGGCCGAACCGGTGGGCCACCAACGTATCCATGATCATCTGGGTCAGGTGATACACAATGGCCGGAATCAGGGCCATGGGATAGGCAACGGCGAAATACCCGGCCCAGACCAGGTAGGACACGGTCAGGGTTTTCTGGGAGGTGTGGATGGTGAAAGCAGCGATGGACGGCAGATCCAGGCCGATGATCCTGCCCAGATAATAGTTGAAAACCAGCATGAACACATGAAGGCCGATCATGAACGACAACACCAGAAACAGCACCGGTCCCACATCCAGAATGCTGTCCGCGGAACTGGCCACGGCGTTGAGAATGATCAGCAGCACAATGCATTGATTGAAAATGGACATCTTTGCTTTGTGGGGCGGCAACAGGTGTTTCACCCGGGGCCGCAGCACCTGGCCGATGATTGTGGGCAGCAGCACCTTAAAGGTCAATCCGGCAAGCATCTGGAGGATGGGCAGCTCCATGGCGGCATTGTCCACGGCCAGGATCAGGTTGAGCATGAACGGAATGGTAAAGATGGCGGCGAAATTGCCCAGCACGCAGATGAACAGGCTCAAGGGCACATTGCCCCCGGCCATGGCCGTCATGACCGTGCCCGAAGCCACGGTGACAGGAGCAGCACCGATGATCAACGCACCCATGACAAAATCCGGCCACGCGCTTAAAAAAAACCGGGCCGCATAAAAAGCGGCCGCCGGAAAAAAGATCAGCGAAGAAAACAAGGCCGCTGCCAGTACTTTGACATCTTTGAGCTGATCCAGCACCGTGGATGTTTCCAATGACAGGCCTGTCAGCAGAAACGCCAGGAAAATCCCGATATTCAGGACATTATATTGTTTGATGACCGGGCCGATCCCGGGCAGGGCAAACGCCAGTGCCGCCATGATGGCCATGCCCATGAAGAACCAGTATTTTTTGATCATGTGTGTCACCTGTGTGCCTGTTTAAAAAAACGCCCCGGAATCATGGGATGGGATACTGAAATTGTCAAGGGATTTATCAATATTTGTTTGACAGACTTTGGCCGGGCCGGTAAATTGAATGCCAATCCACTCAGAACCGCCTGCAAGGAGAAAAAGCCATGGGCACCCGCAACGTTGTTTTTCTGGAACTGCTGGAATGGTTTGACGATACGGGAGAGGCACTGGTCCACCGGCTGCCGGAAACCGGCTCCGCAGACATTAAATATGGGGCCCAGCTGGTGGTCAGAGAAAGCCAGGCCGCCGTGTTTTTCTACAACGGCAAGGCCGTGGGCGCGTTCGGCCCGGGCCGCCACACCCTGAAAACCGCCAACATCCCGATTCTGACCAAGCTGGCCAGCCTGCCCTGGGGATTTACCAGTCCCCTGCGGGCCGAGGTGTATTTCACCAACCTGAAAACCTTTGTCAACCTGAAATGGGGAACCCGGGACCCCGTGGCGTTCCGGGACCGGGACTTAGGACTGGTCCGGTTGAGGGCCTTCGGGGTGTTCAACATCAGAATCGTGCAGCCCGTGCTGTTTGTCAACCGCCTGGTGGGGACTCAAGGGATTTTTTCCACCCAGAGCGTGGCAGATTACCTCAACCAGGTGGTGGTGTCCCGGTTCAATGACCATATCGGAGAACAGATCGACACCATATTCGATCTGCCGGCCCGGTATGATGAACTGTCCCAAAGCCTGGCCGAACGGCTGAGAGATGATTTTTCCAAGTTCGGCCTGAATCTCACCCAGCTGTATATCAATGCCATCACTCCGCCGCCCGAGGTGCAGAAAGCCATTGACGACAAAAGCCGGCTGGGCGTGTTTGACGACATGAACAAACTCATGCAGATGAAAACCGCCATGGCCATGGAAAAGATTGCGGAAAACCCGGACGGCACGGGGACGGGCGGGGCCCAGGCCGGCATGGGCATGGGACTGGGATTGATGCTGCCGGGCATGTTTGCCAGACAACTGACCGGGGAAGCGCCTCAAAACACGGGCACATCCGCCCCCACTGCAAAATGCCCGGAATGCCGGCACGCGATTTTTGAAGATGCCAATTTCTGTCCTTTCTGCGGCCATCAGCAGGTGATTTTTGAAAAATGCACCCAGTGCGGCAAGAACATCACCCCCAACACCCGGTTCTGCCCCCGGTGCGGCACCCCCGTTCAAACCGCGCCCACAGAAAAAATCTGTGCCCGGTGCGGGGCGAAAAATCTGCCGGAAGCCGTGTTCTGCAACCAGTGCGGTGCGCGCCATTAGTTTCCGGGTCGAACACCAATGCCCCCAGTGCGGGGCCCCTATTGTCTTAGACGAGGAAACCCGGTTTTTCACCTGTGCGTTCTGCCGGGTCCAGTCCTGTATTAGTTCTCAGGGATTTCCCCGGTACCTGTTTGCCAGATCTGAGAAAGCCGCAGCCCATCCGGAGGCCCCGGCAGATGCGGATCTTTTGTTTGTGCCCTACTGGCGGTTCAAGGGGCTGCGCTATACCTGCGCCCCGGCCGGCGTCTCCCACCGGTTTCTGGACATCTCAGCCCTGGCCCTGGAAGGATCGTTTTTAGGTCTGCCCGTCTCTTTAGGGGTCCGGTCCCAGGCCCTGCCCCTCAAACAGATCACCCCGAAGACGGCCGGCCGGTTCCTGCGCCCGGCAGACAGGGCACTGGTTCTGGATCAGGCAGAACAACGGTCCCGGCGGATGAGCCCCCCTTCTGATACCGGGTTTACCGAACATATCGGAGAAACCCTGAGCCTGATCTATGCCCCGTTTTATGCCCAAAACGGCAAACTGGTGGATGCCATTCTGAACCGGGTGGTGGGACCTGGGGCAGACACCGGACCCGGACTGGCCGATCTGCCGGGCTGCCGCCCGGAAAAGCAGACCCGGTTTGTACCGGGCATCTGTCCGGCCTGCGGATGGAACCTGGAAGGGGCAAACGATTCTTTAATTTTGATCTGTAGAAACTGCAGCACGTTGTGGAAACCCGGAAACCAGGATCTGACAAAAATCCAGTTCCGGTGTGCCCGGCCAAAATCCAGAACCGATGTGATGGTGCCGTTCTGGAGAATCCAGGCCCGCATCTTTGGGCTGGCCCTGTCATCCATGGCTGATCTGGCCCGGCTGGCCAACCTTCCCCGGGCCGTTTTGCCGGAATGGGAGCACCAGGAAGTGTTTTTCTGGGCACCGGCCTTCAAGGTCCGGCCGAGGATTTTTCTGAATCTGGCCTCCCGGGTGACGTTAGGCCAGCCGGCCCCGAACATGGACCGGGATATCCGTGAGAATATCCATGTGCCCGTCACCCTGCCCGTGACCGAGGCCGTCCAGAGCATCCGCATCACCCTGGCCGGCCTGGCCAAACCCCGCGCTGAACGGCTGCCCGGCCTCACACACCTGGAAATCACACCCGTCCGGGCCACACTGGTGTTTCTGGCCTTTGAAGACCAGGTCCACGACTATGTGCACAAACGTCTTAAGGCCGGCATCAACAAAAACGCCCTGGCCCTGGCCGCAAACCTGTAGCAGGCAGCGGCCGAAACCCGGGCGAATTATTGGCAGTCTTCCCTATACAGAAAACGGATCAGAGCAGGCCGGCGTAAAAATCATTGCCTTTGTCATCCACGATGATAAAGGCGGGAAAATTTTCCACCGTGATCATGTACACGGCTTCCATGCCCAGTTCTTCGTATTCCTTGAGTTCCACTTTTTTGATGAAATCCTTGCCCAGGCGGGCCGCAGGCCCTCCAATAGACCCAAGGTAAAAGCCACCGTGTATCCTGCAAGAATCGGTTACCTCCCTACTCCTGTTTCCTTTGGCCAGCATGATCAGAGAGGCACCCTGCTCCTGGAATATCGGGACATAAGGATCCATGCGAGATGCAGTTGTAGGTCCGAATGAACCAGACAATTCTCCTTCCGGGCGCTTCGAAGGTCCGGCATAATAGATGATATGTTTTTTCAAATAGGATGGAAGGCCTTTACCCTGCTGATACTGTTCCATGAATTTGGCATGGGCGATATCCCTGGCAACGATAATCTTTCCAGTTAAAGAAAGTCTCGTGGAAACTGGATATTTTGACAGTTCGGACCGGATTTCGTCCATGGGCCGATTCAGATTGATATGAACTCCGGCTTTGATTTCAGGTTCAACCTTTGGCAGATAGCTTGATGGATTTTCTTCCAACTGTTCCAGAAAGATTCCTTGTCTGGTAATCTTGCCCTTGATCTGCCGGTCGGCGGAACAGGAAACTCCAATGCCTATGGGACATGATGCCCCGTGCCGGGGCATACGGATGATCCGGATGTCTAAGGCGAAATGCTTTCCACCGAACTGGGCACCCAGGCCTAAATGTTGAGCCCGTGCCAGCACTTTTTCCTCCAGATCAACATCCCGGAACGCATGCCCCGTATCACTGCCTTTGGTGGGCAGGGTATCCAGGAACCTGGCTGAAGCCAGTTTCACGGCTTTAAGGTTGGTTTCCGCCGACGTGCCGCCGATGACAAACGCGATGTGATATGGTGGGCAGGCTGTAGTACCCAATGCTTTCATTTTATCGGCCATAAAATCCAAGAGACTCTCCTCGGAATTGAGTACGGCCTTGGTCATCTGGAACAACGCCGTCTTGTTGGCGGATCCCCCGCCCTTGGCCATGAACAGGAACCCGTATTCATCCCCCTGGACCGCAGCGATATCCACCTGGGCCGGCAGGTTGGTTTTGGTATTTTTTTCCTGGTACATGGTCAGCGGCGCATTCTGGGAGTACCGCAGGTAATTTTGGGTATAGGCTTCAAACACCCCTTTGGACAGCTCTTTTTCATCATCCGACCAGGTCCACACCTGCTGGCCTTTTTTGCCCATGATAATGGCCGTGCCCGTATCCTGGCACATGGGATATATTTTTTCAGCGGATATCACCGCGTTTTTCAGCAGTTCCAGGGCCACGTACCGGTCATTGTCGGAACTGTCCGGATCTTCCATCACGGCTTGCAGCTGCTTTAAGTGATCGACCCGGTACAGGTGGGCCACATCTTTGAACGCGGTCTGGGCCAGAAGGGTCAGGGCCCGGGGTTCCACCAGAAGGACTTCGCTGCCTTCAAACTCCTTGGTCCGGACAAAATCTCTGGTCAGCATCCGGTATTCAGTGGTGTCTTCGCCCAAAGGAAACAGCGGATCATAATTGAATTCAGTCATAAGTCACCTTTTTTGATTTCTTGTCTGACCATCATCGGATCAGCGCCATTTTGCGCCGCAGGTACGCGATCTGGGTCTGGTGGGGCAGGTCTTTGGGACAATAGTCCTCACACCCCAGAAGCGTCATACACCCGAACACCCCGTCATCATTGCCCATGATTTCGTAGAACTCTTCATCCGTCCGCTTGTCTCTGGGATCCAGGGCAAACCGTGCCAGACGCATGAACCCCACGGCAGACAGAAAATCCGGACGCATCCGCTTGGTGGCGCAGGCAGACACACAGGCCCCGCATTCCACGCACCGTTCCAGTTCATAGATCTCGTCGGCCACATCCGGGTCCATGCGCTCTTCAAGCTCATCATAATTCACCAGGTCCGCTTCTTTATCATGGATCCAGGATTCCACCCGCTCGCTCATGGCCCGCATGAACTTGCCCGTGTTCACGGACAGATCTCCGATGAGTTCAAATCCGGGCAAGGGCAGCAGTTTGATCTCCCCGTCCGGGAACTTGGCGGTCAGGGTCCGGCAGGCCAGGTCCGGCTGCCCGTTGATCACCATGGCGCAGGACCCGCAGATACCGGCCCGGCACACAAAATCAAACTGCAGGGACGGGTCCTGGGTTTCTCTGATCTCGTTCAACGCGATGAATATGGTCATACCCGGGGCTTCCGTGATTTCATAGGTCACCATCCGGGGCTTGTCCCCCTTTTTCTGGGGGTTGTAGCGGAATATCTGAAATTTCAACACTCTTGCCTGATCGTCCATTATTTGTACCCCCTGCCGATACGCTCGTTTTTACCTTTAAATTTTTCCGGAATAGGTGTGGGATTCAGCAGCTGATGAAGCGCGAACCGGTCCGCCTTGGGATTGGCTTTTTTGATCTCTTCGATTTCAGCGATCCGTTTTTCCGTGTCCGGATGAAGAATGGTGTTGTCCACGCCATATCCCCGGGACCCCGGCGGCATTTCCATTTTCATGACGTCCAGATCCTCATAGGAGACATCGGGCAGATCCGCGGTCTCATCCGGCCAGGTGGTCAGGGTGCGTTTGAGCCAGTCTCGGTCGTTTCGTTCCGGATAATCTTCCCTGGCATGGGCCCCTCTGCTTTCGGTTCTTAGCATGGCGCCATAGGCCACGCACAGGGCCAGCTTGATCATCTTGGGCACCCGGATGGCTTCCACCAGTTCGGGATTAGACGATGAAATCCGGTTGCGAAGCGCAATGCTTCGGGCCCGCTGGTTGAGTACCTGCAATTCTTCCACGGCCTGTTCCAGATGCGGCCCGTTGCGGAAAATACCCACCTTGTCCATCATGATCTGCTGCATCTCCGCTTTGAGTTCATAGGGGTTTTCCCCGTAATCTCTGACCAGCAGGTCTGCAATTTTCTTTTCCTCTCTTTTTACAAAATGCTCGATGGTGGAGGTGGACACATTCAGGGAACTGGTTTCACAATAATCGGCCACAAATTCACCCACGATCATGCCGGCCACCACGGTTTCGGCCACGGAATTGCCCCCTAACCGGTTGAACCCGTGCATGTCCCAGCACGCGGCTTCCCCGGCGGAAAACAACCCCTTGAGGGTGGGGCTTTCCCCCGTGGCTTTGGTTCTCACCCCGCCCATGGAATAATGCTGGGTGGGCCGGACGGGAATGTATTCTTTTACCGGGTCGATGCCCAGGAAATACTCGCAGATCTCTTTGACTTCCCGCAGGTTTTTTTCAATGTGTTTTCTGCCCAGCAAGGTGATGTCCAGCCACAAATGATCCCCATAGGGAGAGGGCACGCCCTTGCCTTTTCTCATGTGCTCGGTCATGCGCCGGGACACCACGTCCCGGGAGGCCAGCTCTTTTTTGTCCGGCTCGTAATCCGGCATGAACCGGTATCCGTCCTTGTCCAGCAAAAGCCCGCCGTCACCGCGGCATCCTTCCGTGGTGAGAATACCCACGGGCACGATGGCCGTGGGATGAAACTGGACGGCTTCCATGTTCCCCAGGGCGGCCACCCCGGTTTCCAGGGCAATGGCTGTGCCGATGCCCTCGGAGATCACGGCGTTGGTGGTCACGGCATACAGCCTTCCATACCCGCCCGTGGCAATGGTGGTGGCCTTGGCCACATAGGCGATGAGCTCACCCGTGATCAGGTCTCTGACAATGGCCCCGTAACAGACCCCGTCCTCATGGATCAGGGCCACGGCCTCTTTTCGTTCATGCACGGGGATGCCCAGCTGGATCGCCTTGTTGTCCATGGCATACAGCATGGTATGGCCCGTGCCGTCGGAAGTGAAACAGGTGCGCCATTTCTTGGTACCCCCGAAATCTCTGGCCGTGATCAGGCCGTGGGCTTCATGTTTTTCCGTGATGGTGACTTTTTCACCATTGATGATCACCTCCCGGTCCCCGCCTCTGACCCGGGACCAGGGAACCCCCCAAGCCGCCAGCTGGCGGATCGCTTTGGGGGCCGTGTTGACAAACATTCTGGCCACATCCTGGTCGCATCCCCAGTCACTGCCTTTGACCGTGTCTCCAAAATGTACATCTTCATCATCTCCGTCACCTTTGACACAGGCGCCCAGGCTGGCCTGCATGCCGCCCTGGGCCGCTGCGGAATGGGACCGTTTGGCAGGGATCAGCGAGAGGACAATGGTGTCAAACCCCCGCTGCATGGAGGCGATGGCAACTCTGAGCCCTGCCAGGCCGCCGCCGATGACAAGTGAATCCGTATATATAACTTTCATTGAGAAATCCTTATATTTTAATGCGTTTCAGTGGCAGGCTGGGTGGCGTCATGGGCCCCCGCATCCGATGAAGTCTCAGGCATGGGGTCTGTATCATGATTTGCCCCTGCATCATGGGCATCAGCCGTATCAGGGTCGGCTGCGGCCGCTTCATGGGTATCGGCTGTGTCATGAGTATCCGCCGTGTCATGGGTCACTGCTGCCGCCTTGTCTGACGCGTCGTCTGATGCTGCCGGAGTGGTATCGGTGTCATGGGATGTGTCTGCCGGATGGGCGGCGCTGGATTCAGCCGCCGGTTTTTCTGCGTCAACATCCGGTGCTGATGCGGATTTTTCCTCCACGACAGGGGATGTCTTCTGGTAGGCGCTTCCCTGATAGGGTTCACCGGCATTGCTCCGGTGCTGGAAACCGATGATGACGAACATGGCCAGCGCCAGAAATCCGATGGCCAGAAAGAAAATGGTCAGGCGGTTTTTCACTGTTTTAATTTTTTTGCGGGAGTTTCTGGCATCCTTGCCTGTGAACCATCCCCATTTCATGCACAGCCGGTACAAGCCGATGCTGGCATGCAGTTCCACACAGATGAGCAGAATCAGGTACAGAAACCAGTAATTGCCGGACACCACCCGGTCTGCGGACAGAAACGGATCGATGCTGCCCGGGTTCACCAGCATGGTATACAGATGCACGGACCCGGCAAAAAACATGATAAAACCGGTCACGGCCTGGATATACCACAAATTGGTGTCCGTGTGTTTCATCATCTGCATCTGATCTCTCATGATCCGGTGCTGGCGCCAGGAAATGGGAAACTTGCGCATCCCCAAAAGCGCATGAACGATAAACAGGGTAAACACCCCGGATACTGCGAAAAAAACGGCAATGGGATACCCGTGCCCTGTGTTAGACAAAAACGCCAGTTCCATGGTTTTGGCCACGAAATCAAACGCGCCCTTGCCCAGAATGATACTGCCCACCAGAAGCATGTGCACCCACATGAACAGCCCCAGGATCAGGCCCGTGCCGCTCTGGGCCAGATCCAGCCGGGCCGGTAGCCGGCTGCTTCTTGGTTTGTATTCCTCAATAATATAACTTTCCAATGGTAACCTCCTTTTATGGTCCAGGCCGACCCCGGGGTCAGCTAAAATACCTCTTTGCAGATCTGTCCGATCCGTCCCAGATTTTCACACACATGAATGCCGTTTTCCTTGAACGCCTTGATTTTGGCGTCTCCGGTCCCGCTGGATCCGGAGATAATGGCGCCGGCATGTCCCATGCGGCGGCCCGGCGGGGCCGTGAGCCCGGCGATGAATCCCACCACGGGCTTGGTGACATGGGCCTTGATATAGGCGGCGGCATCTTCTTCGGCACTGCCCCCGATCTCTCCCACCATCACCATGGCGTGGGTGTCCGGATCCGCTTCAAACGCGGACAGTACATCGATGAAATTGGTGCCGTTCACGGGGTCCCCGCCGATGCCGATGCAGGTGGACTGGCCCATGCCGTTTTTGGTGAGCTGATCCACCACTTCATAGGTCAGGGTCCCGGACCGGGACACCACACCCACATGGCCTTTTTTGTGAATCATACCCGGCATGATCCCGACCTTGCACTCTTCGGGCGTGATGATTCCCGGGCAGTTGGGACCGATCAACCGGCATTTTTTACTGCTTAAAAAATTTTTCACCTTGACCATGTCCAGGATGGGGATCCCCTCGGTGATGGCCACAATGAGCGACACCCCGGCATCAGCCGCCTCCATGATGGCATCGGCCCCAAACGGCGGGGGCACGAAAATCAGGGACGCATCGGCACCGGTTTCCTTGACGGCCCCGGCCACGGTGTTGAACACCGGGACGTCGTCCATTTTCTGTCCGCCCTTGCCCGGGGTGACCCCGGCCACGATCCGGGTCCCGTACGATATGCATTGTCTGGTATGGAAACTGCCTTCATTGCCGGTAATTCCCTGTACCAGTACTTTTGTATCTTTGTTGACAAATATACTCACAACCCTTTTCTCCTTTAGTTCACTGCTGCTGCGATTTTTTCGGCTGCATCGGCCAGGTCTGATGCACTGGTCAGGTTCAGGTCACTGTCCGCCAGAATCTGCCGGCCCTCTTCCACGTTGGTGCCTTCCATGCGCACCACCACGGGCACGGTAACGCCGGTCTTTTTGGCGGCTTCCACCACGCCTCTGGCAAACACGTCACACCTTAAGATCCCGCCGAAAATATTGATGAGCACGGCCTTGACTTTCGGATCCGCCAGAATGATGCGGAACGCGTTTTCCACTTGCTCGGCCGATGCGCCGCCCCCCACATCCATGAAATTGGCAGGCGAGGCCCCGGCGTTCTTGATGATATCCATGGTGGCCATGGCCAGGCCGGCACCGTTGACGATATTGCCCACATTGCCGTCCAGGTTGATGTAATTGAGATTGTATGACGAGGCTTCCACCTCCATGGGGTCTTCTTCGTCCAGATCCCTTAATTCCAGCAGGTCCTTGTGCCGGAACAGGGCGTTGGAATCAAAATCCACCTTGGCGTCCAGAGCCATGACATTTCCCTCCGAGGTCAAAATCAATGGATTGATTTCCACAAGAGATACGTCATATTTCACAAAAAAACGATACAGATTGAACAGCAACCCATATAATTGTTTCATGGCAGGTGCCGGAAAACCCAGCTGGAATCCCACTTGCCGCATCTGATATCCCTGGATACCTATAAGTGGGTCCACAAACACCCTGATAATCTTTTCTGGTGTCTTTGCAGCAACATTTTCAATATCGACCCCCCCAGCCTGGCTTGCCATAATCACTATTTTTTCAGTCTTTCTATCAACCAAAAGACTCAGATAAAACTCCTTATCAATACTCTGACCGGCTTCAATCAGTACTTTTCGGACGATTCTGCCTTCCGGTCCGGTTTGATCAGTGACCAGACGCATTCCCAAAAACTGATCCACAATGGTCATCACCTGTTCGGAATTTGCCGCAAGTTTGACTCCACCGCCTTTACCGCGACCACCGGCATGGATCTGAGCTTTCACCACCACTGGATACTGACCGAGATCTTCAGCAACCTTGAGTGCCTCTTCTTTTGAAAATGCCACACCGCTTCTGGCAACCGGGACATTGAATGTTCGAAACAACTCCTTGGCCTGATATTCATGTATCTTCATTCCGTTTCCTTTTTTATTTGAGGGATACGCAGGTTTAGCGTCTCATCCTCATTTATCAGAATTTTGACTATATACTTTTTTTACAGCAACTTTTCAACATTTTATCAGAAATATAGACCTTGTTCTTG harbors:
- a CDS encoding fumarate reductase cytochrome b subunit, giving the protein MESYIIEEYKPRSSRLPARLDLAQSGTGLILGLFMWVHMLLVGSIILGKGAFDFVAKTMELAFLSNTGHGYPIAVFFAVSGVFTLFIVHALLGMRKFPISWRQHRIMRDQMQMMKHTDTNLWYIQAVTGFIMFFAGSVHLYTMLVNPGSIDPFLSADRVVSGNYWFLYLILLICVELHASIGLYRLCMKWGWFTGKDARNSRKKIKTVKNRLTIFFLAIGFLALAMFVIIGFQHRSNAGEPYQGSAYQKTSPVVEEKSASAPDVDAEKPAAESSAAHPADTSHDTDTTPAASDDASDKAAAVTHDTADTHDTADTHEAAAADPDTADAHDAGANHDTDPMPETSSDAGAHDATQPATETH
- the sucD gene encoding succinate--CoA ligase subunit alpha; translated protein: MSIFVNKDTKVLVQGITGNEGSFHTRQCISYGTRIVAGVTPGKGGQKMDDVPVFNTVAGAVKETGADASLIFVPPPFGADAIMEAADAGVSLIVAITEGIPILDMVKVKNFLSSKKCRLIGPNCPGIITPEECKVGIMPGMIHKKGHVGVVSRSGTLTYEVVDQLTKNGMGQSTCIGIGGDPVNGTNFIDVLSAFEADPDTHAMVMVGEIGGSAEEDAAAYIKAHVTKPVVGFIAGLTAPPGRRMGHAGAIISGSSGTGDAKIKAFKENGIHVCENLGRIGQICKEVF
- the sucC gene encoding ADP-forming succinate--CoA ligase subunit beta: MKIHEYQAKELFRTFNVPVARSGVAFSKEEALKVAEDLGQYPVVVKAQIHAGGRGKGGGVKLAANSEQVMTIVDQFLGMRLVTDQTGPEGRIVRKVLIEAGQSIDKEFYLSLLVDRKTEKIVIMASQAGGVDIENVAAKTPEKIIRVFVDPLIGIQGYQMRQVGFQLGFPAPAMKQLYGLLFNLYRFFVKYDVSLVEINPLILTSEGNVMALDAKVDFDSNALFRHKDLLELRDLDEEDPMEVEASSYNLNYINLDGNVGNIVNGAGLAMATMDIIKNAGASPANFMDVGGGASAEQVENAFRIILADPKVKAVLINIFGGILRCDVFARGVVEAAKKTGVTVPVVVRMEGTNVEEGRQILADSDLNLTSASDLADAAEKIAAAVN